The nucleotide window ctaaataaacaatttaaattaatttgtaaaacttttataattttaaaataaagttatGCTACAAGGAAgggttatataaataaataaatattttttttatagaaaaaaggCATATAATAGGTTTTAACTTTTAACAAGGGCTATGTAATTCTCAAAAGAATTGATAAagactatatataataataattataataataataatggtagtACAAGAGGTTAATTAGGTTTTACTTACATTGTTGAAAATAGTCAACCTAGATAAGTAGTGGTTGACCTTTGTTTCTTTTAGGAGTCCGGCTGctctttatttctttcctttattttttgaaCTTTGTGAACTTTACTTAGTAGTAAAGCAAGAGCTTTGATTTGAGGGAAAGATTGACACAATTAAaagtgaaaataattttatattgtatGCAATGACAATGTATAATTCACACATAATTTAGTGTGGAGTTCTTCAGAATCACAGTAcagttgtttaaaaaaaatgtttttaaaaaataaaaattgttaaaatatttaatataaatcaaaattattcattttctttcattaataaaTCTCGTTCATaaatagggatggcaacgggtagggtatgggtagggtatgccaaaaacCCTCACCCTGCACtgtaacccctaccccatacccaGCACTCTTACTGCATCCCTTGCAgggtaaaaaaatcatacccttactcCCTTACTCGCAGGTACGGTGATACTCGCAGAGCATCTCGCTACCCGTTGTTacccattgttcaaattatcgaattaaatttaaataataataaaaaaataaattaattatacattatattacaatctttaaacacatgtccataaattcaaaaattacaagttgatatatatttgtttatcttaaattatataatcacataaaaatgacatttatttagaactcaatagtaactctaccttttgttttgttcatgtttaactatcttggtttttgttttaaattttttcatatgtctactatttatatttttatataaagcttcaaatttttataaatatctagtaagatttttgaatataaaaaaatattataagtaattctcataagttatatccaattgatttttttattaagtatcttatttttcgggatgttttttataatttatagaataaattattataacattatttttttatatttgtttatttttttaaatttaattatgatttttttaatatatatctaaaattcaatttttgataatattatcaaatataaatatagaaattaaataaaatttaaaaataatatattaagagaaaatttgaagtattatttttcaaattaatcaccatgaaaaatagatattgagtaaatgtttagtttaataaaaattatatatatatatatatatatatgaaagggtAATGGTACGGAGTGCGGGTTTTCACCCGCACCTCTTCAACGGTAAGGGTAAGTGGTCAGGGTACGGGTAGGGTGAGGGCATACCTCACTCCGCATCTGCACTCAAAAAACTAACGGTATTTGCCTTTGCAGTGCCAGTgcacccggtcaaagagggtattaccctctttgacccgGGCACGGTACTGGGTATACTCACGTCAGGGTAgagtacaaattgccatctctattcataaatgatatatcTTTCTCTAATTTAAGGGTTGAATTGAACAACActgaaataaaatagataatacaaaaaaataattactttcactcaacataaacatataaaattaattaagaaatatgTTTTAGAAcacatgataaataaaataaacacgaAATAAGTTCATTCAATGAACCACAAGACAGGGAACAAGTGAACAACCaaaatgaatggaaaaaaatactataaaatcttGGGTATAAAATGCATTGTGACAAAGGAGTCATGGTGTAAGAGTGTAAGACCTTATATAAtaatagtttatctattttttttttttcatataattgcCAAAATGGATATAGACCATAGTGGGCATATCATTCAAagtgaataaatttatttatttatttattttaagtgcAAATGTTACGCTTAAATACTTTTGATGCTCTCATCCCATACATTCATGTCACCTAAaatggaacaaaaaaaaaagttagggtAGTCTATGTTCATGCATGCGCCAAATATTCTCATTCCCTCTTTTAGGTCAAGAGATGCTCTGGGTCCACCTAGTTTTGAGTATTCTTAATTCCTGTCTATATATCCAAATCCTGATTTTTAAGTTCAATTTTGATTGTAGGGTTACCTTCCAGGAATACTTCCTTTGTTTAACAAGAATTTGCAAATCCTGACGTAACTTGAACTACCCAAAACccatatattaatgtatttcaATTTCCGGTGGTCCAATCCAACGTAAAACAAAATCTTAAATTTGCAACTACATTCTTACATTCTGTATTTacaactacatctaaccaaacgctATATGAAAGTGATTGGTTTTGCAGTGTCAATGGAAAACTCTAATCGCCAAAATACAAGTTTAAGATAATACCTGGATCAAATTGTCAGTACAGATGCATGATGGTCTGGCATCCCAATTGAAAACCTTATCTCAAGATCCTGGTCATAAAATCACGCATGATTCTCAGcaattagggatggcaacgggtagggtatgggtagggtatgccaaaacccttacccgtacccgtaacccctaccccatacccgtacccttacccgtacccttcagggtaaaaaaaatcatacccttacccttacccgcagggtacgggtatacccgcagggtacccgcttacccgttgttacccattgttcaaattatcgaattaaatttaaataataataaaaataaattaattatacattatattacaatctttaaacacatgtccataaattcaaaattacaagttgatatatatttgtttatcttaaattatataatcacataaaaatgacatttatttagaactcaatggtaactctaccttttgttttgttcatgtttaactatcttggtttttgttttaaattttttcatatgtctactatttatattttatatagcttcaaattttataaatatctagtaagattttgaatataaaaaatattataagtaattctcataagttatatccaattgattttttattagtatcttatttttcaggatgtttttataatttatagaataaattattataacattatttttttatatttgtttatttttaaatttaattatgatttttaatatatatctaaaattcaattttgataatattatcaaatataaatatagaaattaaataaaatttaaaataatatattaagagaaaatttgaagtattattttcaaattaatcaccatgaaaatagatattgagtaaatgtttagtttaataaaaaattatatatatatatatatatatatgaaagggtaatggtacgggtacgggttttacccgtaccctcttcaacgggtaagggtaagggtaagggtacgggtagggtaggggcatacccttacccgacccgtacccgctcaaaaactaacgggtaatacccttacccgtacccgtacccggtcaaagagggtattaccctctttgaccgggtacgggtacgggtatacccgtcgggtagggtacaaattgccatctctattcataaatgatatatcTTTCTCTAATTTAAGGGTTGAATTGAACAACActgaaataaaatagaaaaaaaataatacaaaaaaataattactttcactcaacataaacatataaaattaattaagaaatatgTTTTAGAAcacatgataaataaaataaacacgaAATAAGTTCATTCAATGAACCACAAGACAGGGAACAAGTGAACAACCAAAATGAATggaaaaaatactataaaatcttGGGTATAAATGCATTGTGACAAAGGAGTCATGGTGTAAGAGTGTAAGACCTTATATAAtaatagtttatctattttttttttttcatataattgcCAAAATGGATATAGACCATAGTGGGCATATCATTCAAagtgaataaatttatttatttatttattttaagtgcAAATGTTACGCTTAAATACTTTTGATGCTCTCATCCCATACATTCATGTCACCTAAaatggaacaaaaaaaaaagttagggtAGTCTATGTTCATGCATGCGCCAAATATTCTCATTCCCTCTTTTAGGTCAAGAGATGCTCTGGGTCCACCTAGTTTTGAGTATTCTTAATTCCTGTCTATATATCCAAATCCTGATTTTTAAGTTCAATTTTGATTGTAGGGTTACCTTCCAGGAATACTTCCTTTGTTTAACAAGAATTTGCAAATCCTGACGTAACTTGAACTACCCAAAACccatatattaatgtatttcaATTTCCGGTCCAATCCGGCGTAAAACAAAATCTTAAATTTGCAACTACATTCTTACATTCTGTATTTacaactacatctaaccaaactcTATATGAAAATCAAGCGCTATATAAAAGTAATTGGTTTTGCAGTGTGTCAATGGAAAACTCTAATCGCCAAAATACAAGTTTAAGATAATACCTGGATCAAATTGTCAGTAAAGATGCATGATGGTCTGGCATCCCAATTGAATACCTTATCTCAAGATCCTGGTCATAAAATCGGGTATGATTCTCAGCAATTGAATTGTTTCAAGTTTATATAACAAGAAGTAATATTCAATCATGAAGATAACAAAAATGCGACTTCAGTCAGACCATTTATGTTACGAATTCGAGACATAAGTCACAAATTAGATAAAAGTTCAGAATCTTGATTTTCTGAGTATCAGAAAAGTGCAGCCTGATAATGCAAGATAAAATTGTAGGTTCAACAGCATAGAATAACAAAGCAAACTCAAGTCCGGTGGAGAATGAAAACAACCGAAAGGATGAGGATACTACTTTTCAAGCACTAACAAGGTCGCCTTCAACAACATACCGAAGCATAACAtgtattttcttcttgaaaCTGGGCTTAAAAGTCAAGGACATAATATCTCCATATTTGTTGATGACCTCAGAAAGAATCTCCTTCCTATAAATAATATCTTTATATCATATCTGCTATCAAGCAGCTGGCAATGACTCACTGATTCTGAAATGGGAGGATGGAGGAGCATATTAGTTGAACATTATGTTTTCAAAGGAGCCTTCTTTTCTCGGTCAGAAATTCGTGCAGGAGCCGTGGAATGAGACTTGAATCGACCTCTTCCACCATCTTCCTTctcctgaaagtttcaaaatatAACTCATGATCAATAAAGTTCCCCCAGGTTTATATGGACTTGATTTTAAAAGGTGGCAGATCATAAATTCAACTTATTATAGGCATAACATTGAGAACCTCATAACTGTTATGGGATGTTATCAGTCAAAATCATCAAAGGACTTCAAAATATATTCTAATTGCACAATCCCAGAATCCTTTACAGACATCTTGTCTGTAGAATTTAGGTgggtgaaaagaaagaaaactagGTACCTTTTTCTTCACTATCTGAACTACATCTTCATCATGAAGAACATGGGAAAGCCCGCAGTGCTGCGGGTAATGCCTTGCACTAGTTCCCCATACAAGAACATACTTCACATCCTTGATCAAACTTCTGTGTATATGATTGCAGAAGTCCTCTACTGAGCAGCCACCCCTATCCTGTTCAAATGccaaaacaatatattatagAAATCATCAGTGTGATTGACAAGCAAATTAACTTGTACTTCATATTGCTAAATGTGTTAGAGAGAAGAAATGTAACTCACAGTAGAAAGGACTACGGGGTCTGTAAAATCAGGCTGCTGTCCTTGTGGTTTGGTATACACTCTCACAAGCCCCATTGCCTCCCACATCTTTGCCAGCAACCTGTCTAAATTCAACTGTAGAGGAAGGATGAACTTTTAGCATTTCTGAGCTTCTTCTTGCTCTTGACAATTGGATAAAATCCTAATTTGACAAAAGGGGCTAATATATGAGGTGAAAACAGAGAGGAATACAACTTAAGTTCAATCCAATGGAAATCAGGCCATCATATGTTTTTATAGGCAATTTACTACATAAAGAACTGCACATGATTCCCATGGCAGGCATATGATCATTCTCTTAGTTTAACAGCATGAGCAGTACAGAATTTAAtctatagcaaaaaaaaaaaatcaagaactatAGCAAATTGCTAAAACCAACCTTCAGATTGCAGCTGATGACAACTGAATTTGGTTGACGTGCTAGTTTGTCTACATCATCAATACCAATGACATCAATCTTATTGTAAACATAGATACACTTCATGTATTTACGATTTCCCTCAATGACATCAATAAGATCATCCACAGTTGCATCTTCACGAAATAACACCTatgaaaaaacaacaaaattttgagCATCAGGCAAATATGCTTAAGGGACAAGATAACAGATGCGTGATGCTAGAGCAAACTGAagattagttttaaaaaaagaaataagtaCTTATAGAATCACAAATGGTATGAGAGAATAATGAAATACCATACAATAATAAAGAGGAGGAAGTTTGAGCAATTACTTTTCTTGAGCATAATGTTGAAGtctcaagaaaaatatttatacagCATTTGATTACCAATAAAGCAAGCCATTCTGCCTTAGGAAATATAAGGCTTCTTTTCTAATGAGTAGCAAATTGGTGCTATAATTAACTGAACCCATTCCAGGCCAAGCATTGCAGTAGTCAAAAGTTGTAAGAATAGACGAGGATGTTAGTCAGCTATGCAGAGAATTGGCCCATCTTGAGAAATAAAAGTAGTGTTAAATAAAAACGACCCTAAAGCAAAGTGATATAATGAACTGATCTGCTACCATGATGCCGAACAAAATCAAGGGTCATGTCCTTGTGACAAAGTGAAGGAGTTCACAAACCACTAGAAACTCAGCCATAAGGCAAAGGAACATTATGTTATTACTGGCATGATCTAATTTCACGAAATGAGAAGCAGCACGCAAAAGACACTCAAAATTGAAAAGTATAGCTGAGCAGAGGAAAAAATCTTCGCAAAAGCAAGAGCAATTCCATAAGGCTGAGAAAAGCTCAAGTTTCAAGTAACTTCATAGTCCATCCACATACTAGTTTGACAAATGTGAAATATGTGATGTTATCCACaggaataataaaaataaacacaaatgtACCTCTGCATTGTGAATTTTGTACTCATGCAGGATCTGGTAGCAAAGCTTCTCATCCACATGAGTCAAGGCACAGGTGCTATTGAAAGAAATGCCCCcagtctttttctttttgaaataaatctgaaataaaatattaaatttcaacAAGTGAATATTTCAGAAAAGTAAGTTTTTATCAATCCAACATGTAAGCTAATATAGATACAATGCCCACAAAAAATGCAAAGAATAATGTAAATGGGCAGTCAGTAAACCAATATAACTCCTAAGTAATGGATAATATTTATTCCTTATGAAGAAGTTGCCATCTCTATTAAACATCCATTATTGTCCCTAATTGTCTACCATCATTGTAGCACccttttatcaattttaagtTACTAAAAAGCAATAAATTAGAGCAAGGAAAGAACCTAAAAGGAAATCTTGCTACTAAAGAATAAAGTCTGCAAAAGGCAAGTAGGAGAACTTTAATAGATATTAGAGAAGTAAGACTTCAGGGAAAGGTGTACTGAATGTTATATTTTGAGCAACTAAATGGCACAAGcaggaaaaaaaacatttgatacTTTGTCATAGCTCTTATGGGTTTTTAGCGAGCACCGCAACAAAGTTGCTGGAGCAAAACAGTCGTACCTAACCGAGCCATTATATTATATGCATTTAAAATATCATCATAAGCTGCAATGCAAGACCTACAGCAATCGTAGAGACAAAATACTTCCATTGGCAGTAAAATTAAGTTCAAATGATTAAAAAGGTATTTATGTTAagctaccaaaaaaaaaaaagaagaatgttGAACAAAATTAGTCACTAATATTACTTTCAGTGATCATAAATGCTTTAACGAGAAGTAAAGATATATCAGTAATAAAGTGGAATTAATCAAGAAATTAAAGAATATCTTTTCttgtaaaaatatcaaagaGTATCTTATCCACATATAAAAGCCTACTTGAGGTGGCCTCTTGTTCAAACGCAAGCCAACAGCTTCCAGTTCTCTCGTCAATATTTGCCGATGCCCCTCACTCTGAAAATATTAGAAGTGACCCACTTTATAAAAATTCTCAAGGACAAAGATGGATTGTTTTTTAAGTATTGAAACTGGAATAGCAAAAAACATGACAAAGgcatataattaataaacaacGGTTCTTACATGGGCTAAGTAAAATGTAGATCAAGATCAAtactttttaatttcaatttatacTCTCAACTAAAATgtcaataatatgatttatattatgGTTACAGATTTGCAAATTATCAACTACGAAAATAGACATTGTTGTAGAGGTCACACATGAGCGTGcacgcacacacacactaaTTCAATggaaagcaatgaaaataacacagtatttttattttctttggaaaCTTTGGAAGATGAGACAAAAACTGCCAATTATAAATGATGCACTTTTACAGTAGCTGACAAAATAACTCACTTTTGAGGCATCAAGCACCATCAACACAATGTCTGATGACTTTGAAACAGCAATGACCTGAAAAGTAGCAATAGATACACTTCCATTATGCATAGTTTCAAAACAGCAACAGGattatgatttatatttgaGTTTGCTCGATACTCATCTCACACGGTGCaatgaaaattaattgataatatGGATTTCAAGTTCCATAACATGCaattaaataagtaatttaaattttattctaaGTAAGcttataaatatcaaatatcaaatatagtCCGTAAAACATGAGTTTCCTATAGCCAAAGATCAtacaaatttgatatttgtGTTTCAATCAATTTGTGACATTGTCTTGACATGAAGAAAAATGACAATAAATCTTGCCCAAATACAATGGAAATTGAACATAAATACATTGTAAGGTTCACCTACTTTCACATGcctaaccaaaataaataaataaataaaataacaaaaccacTCCAAACCATAACaatatgacaaatatttttaaggCACAGATATGTTAAAGAATCCAATTTCATACATTCTACTACCCTCCCAGAAAATTCACCAAACAGGATAGATGATGTAGAATGATTTCAGCTTTAAAAAATGAGGCTTTACCTGCCTGCCTCGTCCTTTGCCTTCTGAAGCACCTTCAATGATTCCAGGAAGATCAAGAAGTTGAATTTTAGTATCATTGTAGTGAATAATCCCAGGAATGCACGTAAGGGTTGTAAACTCATATGATGCAGCTTCTGAATGTGTTCCAGTCAGGAGAGTTAGAAGAGTTGATTTTCCCACACTACAAACATGAAGAATAAAATGGTTGTTCCATACATgatttttccaaaaagaaaaaaaaaaatcatacaaagaAAGATTAGGGTACACGCACAAGTTATACGACTTAAAATGCGATAACATTGTTATATAATCAGTGCACATGAAGATGTACACTGTCAGTTAAACGAAATTACAAAAGTACACACAGAGGAGCATATTCTTCTGTGCTATGACATTGCCAGTAGCAACAACGCgtcttttcaaataaattcttcACCAGATTCATAGTCTGAAACTATTACTTGGAAAGCACTCAAAATACTATATCATAAAACTATTTGTCATGTTAACGAATTCTTTTCGTGATAACTGATGGCGTATGTAAGAGATGCCAAAATTTTCCAAGATATTTTTATAAGTAagcatttattaataaaaacaccCAAGAAtctcagagaaaaaaaaaaaaatctagattgAATTCAAAGAATTAAGCGGCTCCTCCTTACTCAAAGCACAACAGAAGTTGCgcaaatagttaaataaaagAACCCAAACCTTGGAAATCCTATTAGAGCAACACGTCCATGGCCAAACTTTGTAACTTCAAAACCCTCTCCTGCTCCACTAGAACCCTGAGTGGCAATCAGTTAAGAGATACTTCAGATCACAAGTATCGACCATCAATGCGAAAACCAAAACAACTACCGTGCAAGAAAGTTGTGAAGTAAAACAGCTCTAAAAATCAGTGATTGCCCATACAATAGGTAATAGAAGTGAATCTCATACTAGATCTTGGTTACATAGAAGATAGCTTTGAGAATAACTAGAAGTTATGCATCTTATATCTTTGATAGACAATTGTTTGAGCTGTATATGAACATGCATCAAAAGTCTAAAAGAGATCAAAGACATGTCCAAGAGTCCTACTACAAGTCATGAGAAACTAAATATCAGTTAATTgtcttattattgaaaaaaaaaaaaaaggaaatgtaGACAAGCACAAGCACATACCTTTGGAGGCTCCAACAACTGTGTCCTTAATTTTGCTATCTTAGCCTTGAGCTGCCCAAGATGATAttctaatgataataaaaaagaaaattcagatTGTGTTCAAAGTATTACAAATTTTCATCACTCATAAAACACATCCAAATCAAACCAATTTCTTAAAAACAACTAAAGGCcaaaattgatgaaaatttgAAGTTCAGAATGGAAATGCCATCCAAAGAATGGGGAAAGAATGAACCTGTGGCTTTATTCTTTTGAGTCCTCGCCATCTCGGCTTCTATCTCCTTGATCTTCTCTATGATACCCATCTTTACAAGTATCAGATGTGCGTACctgaaaaatagaacaaaaagaTCGATAATcctaaaatcaaaaaaattcaacaacacCACTATGATCGCACTCTCAAGCTTGCAGAATCGCACGCCACAAGCTCCTGAGAAGATGATATAAACACTGATTTGAAACAATTTATCCAAAAATCCATCAATCTAGTAACTTCTCAAGCATGAACACGATCAAAAGGAAGAGCAGAATGGACACTATGCTAGGGTTTTTAGCGGATGGAGTGCATCAACATGGCCCAATTCAAGGGGAGATATGAAGATGAATACCTTCAGTGGTATCAGAGGGCGGCGGTGTCGGCGGCGGCGACGGTGGCGGGAGCGAGAGCAAGCTGAGGACGCTGGGGCAATCGGGTTATCAATCTCGTCGAGCTCTGCGAGTTTACGGGTTTGTGAAGCGGATCCGGTTAATCGGGTTTGTTACCGCTAAGAGATTACCCGCATCCGTTAAGGTTATTGATCTCAGTAATCAGGTCCCGGGTGTAGCGTAACGGGTGTAATCCGCATCCGCATCCGCATCCGCAAACACACATGGaggaatatttaaaaaaaaaaataattataaaatttatattaaggaAGGCCTctgtaaaagtttttatttatttaataaggattttaataatattttcatggaatttttattcaattaaaatatgattaattcatatttaatttttatgaaatatttaaataaaactttatctttttctttggtaGTGTTCATCTACAAATTTTTCATCACAATCTTTTATGTCACAAATTCAAGCAAGACTAGACTAATATAGGATTAAAATTGAGATTTGAAAACTTCATTGGTTTTGAGTGGCATTGATCCAATCATAAAATAATGTtggtataaaaattatattggcTAAATTTGAAACCCATTGAATACAATGgtgataataaaatttcaatctatatatgtatactgTCAACTGTGTATACAagctatttataaaaaaaaaacttgagctTCCTgcgaataaaatataattatttaatattatttaaaatttcttatttattagaatttaataattatttaaaattataattaaattaaaaaaaggggaaTTTTAtcatatgattttgttttacagaaagtatatatatagtacaaaatatctatgtttttaaaagtcaaacacaaaaatttcaaaataaataaataaataaaaatagaagaaaaatataCAATTTACTAGAGTCACGTGCATGTCACGCACATAAAGGATTCAAGGAAGCCATCGTCACGTGCTCATTTCCTCGTCGTCAGACTTGACGCCCCTCTTTCTCTCCAGCACACGACCAGCGGCGCCTGGAGTTCGCCCTAGGGTTTATCCACCATCTCTCAAGGATCGCTAATCCCTTTGAGATTtgcctcaaaaaccctagattggTACTCCGAGCTTCACTTCTTCGATTGTTTTTGtgaaaatctagggttttgatgcAATAACACCGTTGATTTCTTGCAGGTACGGAGAAAAAATGAAATCCATGGACGCGGCGGATAAGAACCAGAGCGTTGTtaatgaggaggaggaggaggaggaggaagaggaggaggtaGAGGAGGTGGAGGAAGTGGAAGAGGAGGTCGAGGAGGAGATAGAGGAGGAGATAGAGGAGGTAGAAGAGGAGGAAGGAGGCGGCGACGGAggaggggaggaggaggaggaggaggagaagttGGAGGAGAGGGAGGAGGGGAAGGATCTCTTGAGAAGGGAGTAGGGAACGTAGATAGTGCTGGCGAGGAGATTAAGGGCTCGGTTAGCGGTTCTTCTTCTGCAGGGTTAGTTGTGTGGTCTTTAGGTTTTCATGTAGTTTACTTGGATTCTTTGCATGTTTTGGATGACGGGCGTTTTTAGATTGAGAAATCCTTTGGGTTCTTTAGGTTTTCATGTAGTTTACTTGATTCTTTGCATTATTATGGGAATTGGTTGATGGTTGGGTGTATGTTGATATTATTTTATGCTGTCGGGGTGTGGCAGACTGGAATGATAAACTTTGGCTTTTCTTGTTTGATAGAAAAATCTTCGTTGGCGGCGTTGCTTGGGAGACAACCGAAGGTATGCTTGAATTCCTTTTTCTCTATTAATGTCctgttaattattgttttgtctgtgttttaatttcttttatgtcAGTGAaccattttcttattcttgtaaGTTGTAAGTATGGAATAACTGCAAAGATGGCAAATTGGCTTATTGATGGGTATTGTCTGcaactctcttttctttttcttaaaaattcatGGTCTTTTTTTAATGCATCCTTTAGAACTGTCAGCCTGAAAGGTTCTAATAGAAGGAGCAGCTGAGAGATATAGCTGAAgcttattgtttgtatttgtaagTTTGTAACCAAATGGAGACATTTATCTAGTGTTTCAGGACAAATAAAGGACCAACAGTATCATTTTGACTTAACCAACTAATgtgaagtttggagccttgaaTTGCATATACCATGTACTATATATTCTATTGCTAGTGCTCTTGATATGCTTCTGATGTCGGTCAAGAGATGTTGTAATCTCTATTTGGCTTGTATCTTCTAAGAGCCAATTCACATGCACATGGAcgcttttcttatttttatataacaGTGTCTTCTTCATGATGATGTTGTAGTCATCTTCTGTTTGGAGGTCACTCTACGGTGATGTATtaactaaatatgaaaaaaattgatgggAGAAAGGCAGGTGATGAAAGTGATACTGAGCAAATTATTGTCACC belongs to Dioscorea cayenensis subsp. rotundata cultivar TDr96_F1 chromosome 17, TDr96_F1_v2_PseudoChromosome.rev07_lg8_w22 25.fasta, whole genome shotgun sequence and includes:
- the LOC120280263 gene encoding developmentally-regulated G-protein 2; translated protein: MGIIEKIKEIEAEMARTQKNKATEYHLGQLKAKIAKLRTQLLEPPKGSSGAGEGFEVTKFGHGRVALIGFPSVGKSTLLTLLTGTHSEAASYEFTTLTCIPGIIHYNDTKIQLLDLPGIIEGASEGKGRGRQVIAVSKSSDIVLMVLDASKSEGHRQILTRELEAVGLRLNKRPPQIYFKKKKTGGISFNSTCALTHVDEKLCYQILHEYKIHNAEVLFREDATVDDLIDVIEGNRKYMKCIYVYNKIDVIGIDDVDKLARQPNSVVISCNLKLNLDRLLAKMWEAMGLVRVYTKPQGQQPDFTDPVVLSTDRGGCSVEDFCNHIHRSLIKDVKYVLVWGTSARHYPQHCGLSHVLHDEDVVQIVKKKEKEDGGRGRFKSHSTAPARISDREKKAPLKT